Genomic DNA from Klebsiella variicola:
ACAGCAGAAAAGCGCCGGCAATACTGACGTTTTTCCAGAAATTAATCATGTTCGGCAATACCGCATCGCCGGTCATATCCCAGTAATGATGGCCAATCACCGCCGTACCCAGCGTATAAAAAATAAAGATGACCGCCAGCGGGCGGGTGAAAAAGCCCAACACAATTAAGATCGCCGCAGGGACCTCCATTATCACAGCGATAATCGCCGCCAGCGTCGGCATCGGCGCGCCGGAGGCGGCCATGTACTGCACCGTACCGCCAAAGCCTAACAGTTTCGGATAACCAAAAAGGATAAACAGGACCACCACGGCGATGCGGGCGATGAGCAGCAGCAAGGAGCGGGAAGCGCCAAAATCAAAATAGCGGAGTGTGTTCATAATCAGCTCGTTATGAGAGAAGTGTGATCTAAACGTAATACACAAATTTGCCCGCCGCCATGGAGAGAAAATAATAATGTTGCGCTTCGTTTCATCAGGATTTGGCTGCGGGGTTGCTCGCACTTTGATGCCCGGTTATCGGATTTTATTTAATACAACCGGCGATGGGATGGTGCTCGCTCTGTGATGTGTGTCACGATTTAAAGACAAATGTACTCAACTTCCATATAGAGAGTGAGACACCGGTTTACTCAAGATGGGGTTTGTCGCCAGACTATCGCCACCATTCGGGAGGAAATCATGGTCTTGCACTCCACGCGCTGGCTGGCGCTCAGTTATTTCACCTACTTTTTTAGCTACGGTATTTTTCTGCCCTTCTGGAGCGTCTGGCTGGCCGGAAACGGGCTGACTCCGGAAACCATCGGCCTGTTGCTTGGCGCCGGCCTGGTGGCCCGTTTTCTTGGGAGCCTGCTGATTGCCCCGCGTGTCAGCGATCCCTCCCGGCTCATTGCCGCGTTGCGCGTGCTGGCCCTGTTAACGTTGCTTTTCGCGCTGGCCTTCTGGGTCGGCAGTCACGTGGCATGGCTGCTGGCGGTCATCATCGGCTTCAACCTGTTCTTTTCGCCGCTGGTGCCGCTGAGGGATGCCCTGGCCAATACCTGGCAAAAGCAGATCACCATGGACTATGGCCGGGTACGGCTATGGGGCTCCATTGCCTTTGTCATCGGTTCGGCGCTGACCGGCAAGCTGGTCAGTCTGTTTGACTACCGGGCGATCCTGCTGATGTTAAGCCTGGGTGTCGCCTCGATGCTGCTGGGTATGCTGCTTAAGCCGTCGGTGATGCCCCACGGGGAGTCGCGCCAGCAGCAGGGAGCAGGACTGACGGCCTGGCTGACGCTGGTACGCCAGAGCTGGCGCTTTCTCGCCTGCGTCTGTTTGCTACAGGGGGCGCACGCCGCCTACTACGGCTTTAGCGCCATCTACTGGCAGCAGGCCGGCTATTCTGCCTCGGCGGTCGGTTATCTGTGGTCGTTAGGCGTGGTGGCGGAAGTGGTGATCTTCGCGTTGAGTAAAAAGGTGTTCCGCCGCTTCAGCGCACGCGACCTGCTGCTGCTCTCCGCCGTCTGCGGGCTGATTCGCTGGGGACTGATGGGCTGGACCACGGCGCTGCCGGGACTCCTCCTTGCGCAGATCCTTCACTGTGGCACCTTCACGGTGTGTCACTTGGCGGCGATGCGCTATATCGCCGCCCGTCAGGGCAGCGAAGTGATCCGCCTGCAGGCCGTCTACTCCGCGGTGGCGATGGGCGGGAGTATTGCCATCATGACCGTCTTCGCCGGTTTCCTCTATCAGCACCTGCACCAGGGCGTGTTCTGGGTAATGGCCCTGCTGACGATCCCGGCGCTGATTATCCGGCCAAAAGCGGTGGCGGCCTAGTCCTCAAGCATCGCGCAGATATGCTGCTGCTGGCGTTCAGTGAAGCAGTTTTCCGCGTGGATCAGCGGCGGCGAAAACAGCGGTAGCGCCGTCGCATAAGGGGTGACGATAAGCGTCACCCCTTTGGGCGCGCCTTCCTTCTGAAAGCGCTCTACGCTCTGGTATTTGATATTCAGCGGCAGCAGCGTGAGTTCGCGCAGCTGCTGTTCCAGAGCCTCTTCTATAGCCGGGTTGTCATCGGTTAGCAACAGCACCTGTTTTTCGTGCAGGTCGCTTTTCTGCATCAGCCAGGCGCCAAAGATCACCGCGATTAAGCCGGTCTCTTCCTCATTAAAACGGATGTGCCAGGCCTCCTCGAATTCGCTCAATGCCGCCTGGGTGGTACGCAGTAAGCGAGGATAGAGCCGGCTCACTTCCTCCGTGAGCGTGCTGTCGATGCCGATGGCAAACACGCTGCGGATCAACGCCTGCGATAAATGAATATAGAGTTGATCGCTGAGCCCCTGCTCATCACTGAAAGCCCTGCCGGCGAGGACCTGGAAACGATGGATCAGGCCGGAGATAGCCAGTCGCAGGCGGCGATCGTGCGGGTGACCGTCGCGGACCGGGTCGGGGGTTTTGAGCAACATAAACAGTAGCGAGAGGAAGAAGGGCTCTCCAACATGCGGCGGAGCGCCGACCCGGCGCTGCCAGTGGCGGACAATCTCCTGCGCCAGGGTAAACTCGGCGGCGGTCTGGGCCCAACGCTGCTGTTCATCATTGAAGTCCGGAGAGTATCCCCGGTGATGCTCAAGCAGACAGTACTGCAGATATAAGCGCAGAAACTGCACGTCGCGGCAGTCAAACTGGCGATTGAGCGCCCGCGCGCAGCGGTTCACCAGCGCCTGCAGATTGGTATCATCGTATAAGGTACGGGCAATGCCTTCCTGTTTAAGCTGCGTTTTCAGGGCCGGGGTAAAATGATGATTGACGAACTGCGGGCAGAGGCGTAGCCCCCGCCGCAGCGCATGCAGCAGACATAAACGTTGGTCGAGCGCGGCGCCTTCAATCCGATAGCTGCCGTCCACCTCTGACCGGAGGGTCAAACGGTGGTAACGCTGAATTTCGCGTCCGGTCTCCTCAATATCCTGCCGGGCCGTGGTCTCATCAACGAGGTTGATCCTGCCAAGCCGTTCAGTCGTCACCGACTGTCCGGGCAGATAAAACATCAGGAGCACCTGGCTACGGCGCTGTGGACTGGAAAGCGCAGATGGTGGTTCAATGACGGTCATCATCTGGTAAGTTCCAGTTAGGGTTTTCGCTAAGAATAGACAATGGCAGAGGCGGGGGCAGGGCGAAACGCCCGCTTTAGCTCAGGATTGCTGGTGAAGTTCACAGAATTTTTCACGTGAGGAACAGATGAACAGAGTGAAACAATGCACCAGCGCGGCGTTTTTCATGGTTTTATCATTTTCAGCCGCCGCGCATCCGCATAGCTTCATTAGTTTGCAGAGCGAGCCGGTGGTTAAAGACGGTCTGCTGAGCGGGTTTAAAATGCGCTGGACCATGGATGAAATTACCTCATCGGATCTGCTCTATGACGCCGGTAACGCCAAACCGGGCAGCGAAGTATGGAAAAAGCTGGCGGCTGAGGTGATGGCCAACGTACTCGGCCAGCACTATTTCAGCGAGCTGTGGCACAACGGCCAGCGGGTGAAATTTGAAAATCGTCCCGACGGCTATGGCCTCGAGCGTGACGGACTGCAGGCGGTACTGACCTTTACGCTGCCGCTGGCGACGCCGCAACCCGTTGTCGGGCAGACGTTTACCTTTTCCACCTTCGACCCGACCTACTACGTCGACATGTTTTATGACAAGGATAGCGATTTTTCCCTGCCCGCCGCGCTGCGGGCCGCCTGTAAGGCAACGGTGATGACGCCAAAACCGAACGACAAAATGCTCTCGTACGCTCAGTCGCTGGATAAAGCGGATGCGCCGCCGGAGGATATGGCGCTGGGCAGCTATTTTGCCCAGAAGGTGACCCTGACATGTCAGTAATTTTCACCCCCCGCGCGCGATCCTCGCGCTGGAAAGCGCTGTGGCCGCTGGCGCTGTTGCTGGCTGTGAGCATCATCGGCGGCATTTGGCTATGGCGGGTGTGGCCGCAGGTGCTGATGCAGAGCGCGGTCTGGCAGCGCTCGTTGAATCTGGAACTCAGCCGCCTGCTGCAGGCGGTGGCGGAGAACCCGGCAACGGCGGGCCTGTCGCTGCTCGGGTTCAGTTTCGTTTATGGTGTAGTGCATGCCTTAGGGCCCGGCCATGGCAAAATTGTCATTACTACCTGGCTCGCCACCCATCCCTCGAAGCTGAAATCAAGCATTAACCTGACGCTGGCCGCCTCTTTATTACAGGGGCTGGTGGCCATCGCGCTGGTGGTCGTGGTGCTGGCGCTGCTGCAGCTGCCGGCGCGCCAGCTGCATCTCAGCAGTTTCTGGCTGGAGAAGGGCAGCTATCTGCTGGTGGGCGCATTAGGCTTGCTGCTGTGCTGGCGGGCGTTAAAAAAGCTGCGTCTGCTGCTGAGCCGGCCAACGTTTACCGCTTTTACCCCACATCATGTTCATCACGAGCATTGCGGCTGCGGGCATCAGCATCTCCCGGCGCCGGATCAGCTTCAGAGCGGCGACGACTGGCGGGCACGCGCCGCGATCGTCCTGTCGATGGGCATGCGCCCCTGCTCGGGAGCGATCATGGTGCTGCTGTTCAGCAAGGTGATCGGGGTGTTCAGTTGGGGAATGGCGGCGGCGCTGGCGATGGCGGCGGGAACCTCGTTGACCATCACGGCGCTGGCGCTGCTGGTGCACAGTTTTCGCCAGCTGGCGGTGAAGTTGGGTCAGCATCAGGCGCCGCCGCTGTGGCGTCAGGTGGGCTGGCTGACGCTGGCGCTGGCCGGCGGCGTGATTTTGCTGGCGGGGGCAGGAGTGATGTGGTTCACCGCAGTCCCGGCCGGCGGTGGGATCCGCCCGTTTTAGTCAGACGCCGGGCGCAAATCCGAAAGTGGGCGCCTGTGCTTGCCGCTGGCGAAGCGATGCTCTAGTTTTCCGCTTTTCGGCGGATGACAAGGAGTCGCTATGGCCGCAAATATCGTTTCTTCCGCACCGAGCGGGCGGTTTTATTATGGCTGCGCCGGTGCCGCCGGTGCCGCCGGGCTGCTGGCGGGCCTGGCGATCGTCTACTGGTTTCCGGCGCTGGCCAGCTGGTGGCCGTCAGATCTGGTGCGCGTCTACCACGCCATGTCGTATGTCATGGGATTCGGGGTGTCGCGTATCGGGGATATCCCGCTGGTGGCCTACGCCACCTTAACGCTGTCGGGTTTCGTCATGGCTTTTTGCCACCCCGGGCACAGTAAACTGCCCATTGTTGCCTGGGCTGTGCATAATCAGCCTTCGCCACGGGAGATGGTCGATTGGATCCTGCGCAGCTGGGTATTGCAGTTCGGTTTCCTGGTGATCATTTTCTGGCGTTTTGCTTTCATGGGGAAGCTGACCAGCTATCGGCTGATGCAGTTCGTGGGCATCTTTAACGACGTCTGCTATCTGGCCACGCTGGTGCTGGCTGGGATACTGCTGCGCGATAGCTGGCGAGACTTTCAAGGCGTTTCCGCACCGGCAAGCAATATTCGCATTCCGCTGATCTTTGCCCTGAGCTTTTATCTGCCGTTTCAGCTGGTATGGATTTTACTCAGTGCGCAGCAGTTCGAGTTGCCGCTGTGGGGATGGCTGCTGCTGGTTCCGGCGATGGTCGGCGTGCTGTTAGCCCGCCTGGCGACAGTAGGAATAGCGTTGTGTTTCCGGCGCTGGCTGGGACCGCAGGGCTGCCTGCGCTGGCGCGGGCCGCTGGCCTTGTTTAGCGGCCTGACGGTACTGTGCATCGGCGGCAATGCGGTGATTCGCCAGATCCTCAACATGATAAAATGACATAAAAAAAGGAAGCCGCGGCTTCCTTTTTGACATCTGTAAGAGATTAACGCTTCAGCGCATCGCTCAGCTGCTCACGCATATTCGCCAGCATCGCTTTCACCACGCGCGGGTTACCGGCAACGATGTTGCCCGTCAGCAGGTAGTTATGGCCACCGGTGAAGTCGCAGACAATCGCGCCAGCTTCACGGGCGATCAGCTCGCCTGCGGCGAAATCCCAAGGCTTCAGGGCGATCTCAAAGTAACCGTCAACGCGGCCGGCGGCTACATAGGCCAGATCCAGCGCGGCAGAGCCGGTGCGACGGAAGTCGGCACATTCGGTAAACATGTTGCCGAGAATATTCATGTAAGTGGTGGCGTGCTGCTTCGCTTTGAACGGGAAGCCGGTCGCGATGATGGTGCCGTCGAGGTCGCGAGCGTTGCTGCCGCGCAGACGGTAGCCGTTCAGCTGCGCGCCCTGGCCGCGGGTCGCGGTAAACAGTTCGTTACGCATCGGATCGTAAACCACCGCGACTTCAGTACGACCTTTGATGCGTACGGCGATGGAAACAGAGAAGTGGGGCAGACGTTTAACGAAGTTGGTGGTGCCATCCAGTGGATCGATAACCCATTGAACATCCTGCTCTTCACCAGCGTGTTCACCGCTTTCTTCGGTGATAATGGTGTGCTGCGGGTAAGATTTGCGAATGGTTTCGATAATAATCGCTTCAGCGGCTTTATCGACGTTGGTCACAAAATCATTGCTGCCTTTCTGGCTGGTTTCTACGGTGTCTGGCGTTTCGTAGTGCTTGGCAATTAAATTACCCGCCTTGCGCGCGGCGCGCACGGCGATGTTCAGCATCGGATGCATCGGTCTCTCTCACTGGATGTTAAAGAACGGGAAAAAACGGCGCATATAATAACAGCGAAATCTGCTTATGTCTCCGTTTTATGGTAGCATGCCCGAATAATCTTTAGCCGAAGAACCATAATGCTGCAAAATATTCGAATCGTACTGGTAGAAACCTCCCACACCGGCAATATGGGCTCTGTAGCCCGCGCGATGAAAACCATGGGCTTAACTAACCTGTGGCTGGTCAACCCACTGGTCAAACCCGATTCACAGGCGATAGCCCTCGCCGCGGGCGCCAGCGATGTGATCGGCAACGCGCAGATCGTCGATACCCTTGATGAAGCCCTGGCGGGCTGCAGCCTG
This window encodes:
- the csiE gene encoding stationary phase inducible protein CsiE, coding for MMTVIEPPSALSSPQRRSQVLLMFYLPGQSVTTERLGRINLVDETTARQDIEETGREIQRYHRLTLRSEVDGSYRIEGAALDQRLCLLHALRRGLRLCPQFVNHHFTPALKTQLKQEGIARTLYDDTNLQALVNRCARALNRQFDCRDVQFLRLYLQYCLLEHHRGYSPDFNDEQQRWAQTAAEFTLAQEIVRHWQRRVGAPPHVGEPFFLSLLFMLLKTPDPVRDGHPHDRRLRLAISGLIHRFQVLAGRAFSDEQGLSDQLYIHLSQALIRSVFAIGIDSTLTEEVSRLYPRLLRTTQAALSEFEEAWHIRFNEEETGLIAVIFGAWLMQKSDLHEKQVLLLTDDNPAIEEALEQQLRELTLLPLNIKYQSVERFQKEGAPKGVTLIVTPYATALPLFSPPLIHAENCFTERQQQHICAMLED
- the suhB gene encoding inositol-1-monophosphatase, which gives rise to MHPMLNIAVRAARKAGNLIAKHYETPDTVETSQKGSNDFVTNVDKAAEAIIIETIRKSYPQHTIITEESGEHAGEEQDVQWVIDPLDGTTNFVKRLPHFSVSIAVRIKGRTEVAVVYDPMRNELFTATRGQGAQLNGYRLRGSNARDLDGTIIATGFPFKAKQHATTYMNILGNMFTECADFRRTGSAALDLAYVAAGRVDGYFEIALKPWDFAAGELIAREAGAIVCDFTGGHNYLLTGNIVAGNPRVVKAMLANMREQLSDALKR
- a CDS encoding nickel/cobalt transporter, producing the protein MSVIFTPRARSSRWKALWPLALLLAVSIIGGIWLWRVWPQVLMQSAVWQRSLNLELSRLLQAVAENPATAGLSLLGFSFVYGVVHALGPGHGKIVITTWLATHPSKLKSSINLTLAASLLQGLVAIALVVVVLALLQLPARQLHLSSFWLEKGSYLLVGALGLLLCWRALKKLRLLLSRPTFTAFTPHHVHHEHCGCGHQHLPAPDQLQSGDDWRARAAIVLSMGMRPCSGAIMVLLFSKVIGVFSWGMAAALAMAAGTSLTITALALLVHSFRQLAVKLGQHQAPPLWRQVGWLTLALAGGVILLAGAGVMWFTAVPAGGGIRPF
- a CDS encoding DUF1007 family protein yields the protein MNRVKQCTSAAFFMVLSFSAAAHPHSFISLQSEPVVKDGLLSGFKMRWTMDEITSSDLLYDAGNAKPGSEVWKKLAAEVMANVLGQHYFSELWHNGQRVKFENRPDGYGLERDGLQAVLTFTLPLATPQPVVGQTFTFSTFDPTYYVDMFYDKDSDFSLPAALRAACKATVMTPKPNDKMLSYAQSLDKADAPPEDMALGSYFAQKVTLTCQ
- a CDS encoding DoxX family protein, with amino-acid sequence MNTLRYFDFGASRSLLLLIARIAVVVLFILFGYPKLLGFGGTVQYMAASGAPMPTLAAIIAVIMEVPAAILIVLGFFTRPLAVIFIFYTLGTAVIGHHYWDMTGDAVLPNMINFWKNVSIAGAFLLLAITGPGAISLDRR
- a CDS encoding 3-phenylpropionate MFS transporter is translated as MVLHSTRWLALSYFTYFFSYGIFLPFWSVWLAGNGLTPETIGLLLGAGLVARFLGSLLIAPRVSDPSRLIAALRVLALLTLLFALAFWVGSHVAWLLAVIIGFNLFFSPLVPLRDALANTWQKQITMDYGRVRLWGSIAFVIGSALTGKLVSLFDYRAILLMLSLGVASMLLGMLLKPSVMPHGESRQQQGAGLTAWLTLVRQSWRFLACVCLLQGAHAAYYGFSAIYWQQAGYSASAVGYLWSLGVVAEVVIFALSKKVFRRFSARDLLLLSAVCGLIRWGLMGWTTALPGLLLAQILHCGTFTVCHLAAMRYIAARQGSEVIRLQAVYSAVAMGGSIAIMTVFAGFLYQHLHQGVFWVMALLTIPALIIRPKAVAA